The window ataggatgaaaaaGTTAGTTATTAGTGAATCAGCAATGATAAAATTGTACgtcactttaaaattttaattaaaaagaaaagtaatttactttatttatgttgttttcttttattagAAGTAtggttaaagatttttttttttttttggtataataTAATAACTTTAGTGTGGAAATGTACATGTTAATATTACAAGATTAGGAACTTACTATAACGCAATAGTTAAATATTTAAGGTAATAATAAGGTGTTGAATGTATCATATGATAAGTTATGACATTAACTTATGATACATgagtgttaaaaaaaataaagaattcaaatagaatttaatttatgtttatgataatatttgagaaagtgttcatatatatatgttatttatgtttaTGTCATAGGTGTCCAAAGTTTACTATGTGTTTGATCACTTTGATCACATTTTATCTGAACTTGgataaagttatttttttcttttttcgtttctTATCCGGTGTCCAGTGCTCACATTGAAACCTCGATTAATTCGACTCACGCGTTGCAGGGCCTATTAAGGTGACCGCTCCATATCCAGTGTCGAACCCTCGATCTCTGATTAAGAGtggagcagcctcatccactgcacTACAATTCCATATTGGTAcatagttattttttttcattaattcattCAACTAGCTTTTATTATATCCTATTTAATTATATCTATCACTAtcaaaaacaaaagacaaaaaaaaaattaaaagatttgaTTATATAGTTGTGATTAAGAAAGTTTGCTATATATATAATCTTCTTTCTGAACTATGTAAGGAATCAATTCTCCATTGTCTTCTCAACTATCACTACGGCCAAAAATTCTCTCTTAGCCTTTTACAACCCCCTACCCcgcaccccccaccccaccccactccTTATTAGAGAGGGGTGATTAGGCATttatggagcagttacagtttACGGAGGACATGATCCTTGGTACGAAGGTGTGGAGGAatcggattagggtagagggttagtggtaGGAGTTCGGTTGTGTTGTTCGTGGTGCTTcggtgatttatatgattttgaatagatagtttatagtattaccttaTGGTGTCTTGTTTTCTTTAAGCAGTGTGCTATCCCATTTTATTGTgtgcttttatatttttgttgttatacTGTTATCCGTCATGAGCCGAAggtttatcggaaacagtctctccgcttcatctgaggtagtggtataaactgcgtacactttaccctcccaagaccccactttgtgggaatatgttgttgttatgttgttgttgttgccgcCTATCACGTAAGacacattaaaagaaaaagtattgcTCATCGTAACATGATTTTCACGTACTCAAAACTCGAACCTGAAATCGTGATTAAAGATAGAAGGACCTTATCCATCTCAAcaattgcctttttcttttcttttttggaggAGGGGGAGGGGGGTGTCTTGTTCTATGCTTATTCTTTGTTTAAATGTCAAAGATACTGAACCAATACATTTGGCTGAGATGTAAAGAGCAAGGAATGAAAATGACTTGAAGCAAATGGATAGGGTAAGGGTGATAGGGTCTTCTTTGTACTCATTATCCGGTGTTCGGCACCCGCTTTGACCTCAGACAAATTCAAATTCGCGTCAAGAAATTTCATGTGGTATAAAACGCGTTATCAAAGGCGATTCCACTTTCCATACTCGAAACCAGATGTTACAACGCTCCcactatgcgcagggtccgggaAAGGGCCCCACctcaagggtgtattgtacgcgagccttaccttgcatttctggcAGAGGCCGTTTCCAGATGTTACAACAGgattaaagaaaaatcttattttcaTTTCCTTCCATGTTACAACAGGATAAAAGGACAGCTCGATGAACAAAGAACCTCTTTAAATCTTATTTTCATTTCCTTCCATGTTACAACAGGATAAAAGGACAGCTCGATGAACAAAGAACCTCAAGAGAATGTAATGTAGGCAGCCTATCCTAATGCAAGCATCTCCGGCTGATCATGTTACAACAGGATAATTTCTTGATAACATTCAGAGAAAAATAATAGAGACGTTTAGGCTACGATACAACACTCATCGATTTTGAATCCTTCAGAAGATGACATAAATTGCAAAATTATGTATCTGCCAAAATGATCATTTGCTAAGGTCACTCAAAGGAAGCCTCTTCATAAATTTAAACAGCAGCAGGAGTTTTGCTGTCGATAGATTTGAGCACTTCTTCGCCCATTTCCTTGCAGCCGACCAATTTCTGAAGACACGCGTTTAAGCTCATTTAGCAAGTTAGCAACGATAACTACAACAACTACGAGGCTTCGGTCCCAAACAAGTTAAGAGTCGACCATATGAATCCTCACAGTTTCATTTAAGTGCTAACTCATGtcgtaagtttgatatgaaagcaTTAGTTACCAAATGGTTTCAGCGTTAAAATTGGTCCGGCCTATGCATAGAGGTTTAGACGAAAAAATGTTGTTGGCAATTTAGTAATAGAGCTATCAAAGAAAGATAAAAACTCACATGTCCTGCTGAGTGAATGTCACCAGTACGGAATCCTCGATTTAAGGTGTCTAAAACAGCTGCTTCAATTCTCCGAGCAGCCTTCTCCTCACCTAGGCCATACTTCAGAAGCATAGCAGCACTGAGCATTGTTGCCAAAGGGTTTGCTTTATCCTGCACGTTTCAAGTTAGCGTTTAAGCATGAACTTACACAAATTttcgggggtgggggtgggggtggggagagGTTTGCTAGTAGTTAAGCAGCAGGAGAAGGGCAAagagaaaaggagaaagaaagaaatacaaaagcCAACCTGCCCAGCAATATCGGGAGCAGAACCATGTATAGGTTCAAACAATCCAGGTCCCTAGAGGAAATATATGCCCAAAAGTAAGAGGATATTAAAGAATTGTAGTGAGAAGAAAAAGGAATCAATATTTTTTCCAAGGAAATGAGATTATCCGGAAATACCGATGCACCAAGACTGGCAGATGGAAGCATCCCGATACTTCCTGTAATCATTGATGCTTCATCGGACAGGATATCACCAAATATGTTGTTTGTCACAATTGTATCAAACTGCATTACGATTATTTCGAGGATCAACTCCATGGAATAGTGTGTCATCGATGTGGTAAGACCAAAATTGAGAAGCAAGAATGTACCTGTTTTGGATTGCGAACAAGTTGCATGGCTGCGTTGTCAACATACATGTGAGACAGCTCTACATCAGGATACTCCGAGGCTAATGCTGTAACTCTCTTCCTCCAGAGCATGGAAGCCTGCCAATATCtcaaaatcatgaactccaaCACTATAGAATAAAAAGTTACTCTTAATGAACTCGATCTCAATGCTCTCTTTATGGTCTCCCAGTTGCAATTTTAAGTAGCGGGAACCGGCAAATTAGAGTAAACAATGCAAACTTTAGTCTATAGTACAATTCTTTTAAAGCATCAACTGCAGAAGGAATAAACAAGAAACTTGCTTAAAGTAGATTAGATTTTGTTGATCACTTGATTTTACAGTTGCATACGAGTTACGACTTAAGGATTTTTGTTTTTCCCTTATGACACCTTGGCTAGTCTGAGATTGGTGAAGATTCATAATTGGAGAAGAGTAGCATGAGAACGACTTCACTTTGGCTTTTGTTTGGATGATTTGCAGAGAAATAAATGAACCAGTTGAAAGATATTCTTGGAGAATAACGAGCTTCTTTCTGATTCTAGTCTACTCCTGGTATAGAGAATAGGTACCTTTCTGTATAGATGGCTAGGTAGTTAACTAGATTATTTTCCCAGAAGATTAAAGATAAATCATATACGTGACAGCTATTACAGCACCATGTTGGTGCAATTATTAATAGATTTACTTGCTTTATAACAGAAACAGTGTTGGAAAAAAAAGTAGAAGGCAGAAATAGAGGAAGTGAAAAGAAGGGCTGAGGAATGGGgagagaaagattatgtgttacCTCCAAAACATTCGCTTTATCCACACTACAGAGTTTCCCTCGACGCTTCCTCGCAGTTTCAAATGCAATACGAGCAATTCTGTCGATCTGAAAAGAATTTAAGCCAAAAATTGATGTAAAAGTTGGGAACAAATTTCAGGTAGAAAAGCTTGAGCTCAATCTATCCTACTTTTGAAACAGTAAGACATTACTGGATGTAGTTTCCATGTGAACTTCAACAGTAATCGAATGACAATGAAAGAGTTAAGTTATATAAGCAAAGTTAATAACTTGAAATATTTGCATACAAAATGACGCTTGACAATAGTTCCAGATAAATTTCAGAAACTGTTCCACGTATTACAACTAGCAGTTAATTGTACTAAtcaatatataaaagaaaacaataccaaattCTCAAAtggaacaaaatcaaaatcaaccaacACATAAGCTTcaatccaagaaaaaaaaaatgacacaACCGAACTACTTTTCcaatcaaaactagaaagaaaccgGAAACTTCATCAAATTCTCCAACTAGGTCACAAGTGAACATTCACTTGAAGCTATCATGCAAAAATAAAAGGGAGGGGGGATCCTTTTACTGGAGAATACTGGATAAAATACTAGAAAATTTGTCATATTTAGAAGCACAGCAGGAAGCATTTTTTAGGCAAATTACCTCATATGTTGCATACACTTCAGTGTTGAAACCTATTTCCTCACCATTTTCATCAGTGCTGAAACCTCTTGGTTTGCCAAAATAAATACCTAATTAACATGAGGAAAAAACAGCAAGTTGCAATCATAGAGAGAGACCATCTtgagaaagaaaagtaaaaaacaaCTTAATGATAACGGAAGTTGATTTGAATATCAATGAACATAAGAATTCCAAACTAACCTCCAGTAAGTTCCCTAACAACCATTAGGTCAACACCTTCAGCAACTTCCTTCTTCAAAGTTGAAGCATCTACTAACTGCAATAAGTGAGGAATATGAGAATGTGGGAATCGCAGAAACTCGCCATGTAATTTATGCGTACAGGATTTGAAAGACAAGTTCATGAAGTATATGTTTCCTGTTTGTAATAAATGATAGTGAATGATGACTCTGCAGAAGAGAAACTAAATTTATAAAACTGCGGAAGTCAGATGGCTGTCAAAGCGCATAACTCTCAGGTTTGTTGTACCTCACTCACAACCATTTTAACGAAATGTCAAAACTCGCAAGCACTCACCTTGAGGTAAGACTCTAAACACCTGAGTGAATCATTAATGTTAACGGTATGGTGTTGGCAAAGAGGTAGGAGGAATACATAAAGTGGTGGTACTAGCAGTAGTTTTAATTTGCCAGTCATGTTAGCATGCTCAAGGAGTATCAGCCGTCAATTTTGTGCAGCAGAATAAAAGTGTAGGAGGTAGGGTTTCAGGAGGTTGCTCGTGTCAAAAAGAGTAGGTAGATGTACATGGCTCTCCATGAGAACCTTTCTACTCATTTCCTGATTACATGTGTCCATATGTCTCATTAGCTATGTTGCTCGGGCTCTTTAAAAGGGTTGTCGTACCcttgtcggattctccaaaaatgcactacttttagAGTATCCAACACACCCATCGATATTTttaaagagtccgagcaacatagcccAATAGTTCATGCAAACACTTTACGTCTTTAAATCCAAATAGGTGTGTCAAAAGAATTCTAAATGCAGAATTAAATTAGACATTTACCCTTTTTACGCTAGCTTTGACATTATCAGTTGCAGTTTTCATTATGACAAAACTTGTAAGTTAAGAACATTTACACTATTAGCAGTTGCAGAATACTCTCAAATTGATACGACGGTCTCTTTTTTGTGATACGTAGAGTCTTAAGCaactgaaaataaaaattacctgTGGTAACACAGTGGCTGGTCTCAAGTTAGCAAAGACCTGCAAGCCTTTTCGAAGTTGCAGCAATCCGGTCTCGGGCTTCAAATGTTTTGCATTATTGTCCCATTTATATCTTTagatttagaatcaagaaaaataCAGCACAAGAAACAAGAAACATGAGATTCAATCGAAAACAACCATacgaaataatataataaatgttcACAAGAGGGTCCCATCATGTAGTTACCCTCCAATTGCCCCAAGAAGAGTAGCATCAGATTGCTTTGCAGACTTAAGAGTCTCATCGGGCAATGGCACCCCTACAGCATCCAACGCAGCCCCTCCCATAGGCATCTCTTCGAATGCTACTTCAAATCCTGTTACATTTCCAAGAGTTGCATCGTTAACCCTTGGACATACTTTTGCTTTAAGTTTGTAAATATTAATCCTGTTAGGTCACAACAAGTTCAAATCTTTTGAATTCCCTTGTTAAAGTTCTCGGCTCTGCCACCAGAGCTAAATAGTGTGAACATGGACATCAAGTTACAACTTTTATATTcgttaaaagaaaatttttaaaatcctACCGAAAAACAAAAGGCTATTTTAACTCCAAAAGAATAACAGTACTACGACAACATAACATAGTGCCAAGgatccaaaaagaaaaatagtgccaCAACAAATTCAAATCAAGAGTGAAAATAACCACATACAATTTACTCCCTCGTCCGAAAAACAGTTTTGGACATCCATTTCTAACATTTTCCAAAATGATTCAACTTAAATACACTGACAGTCAGTAAATTATAACCTATAATAGCATGAATATCAAGAGATTTACCATAACTCCTCTCACAAATGGAGATGATTTTCTGGATGGTCACTCAAGTAATAGTTATTATATTAAAAAGTCCCTTTCGTTGTCAAGAGATTTACCATAACTCCTGATAAAAGGTGCCAAGATTAGTCCATAAAATCATACCCAGCCAAATTCAACTCAACCCGCCCATTTGCCACCCATACTCCTGATTGAGCAAACATTGCTTACATCGACTTATACTAATCCTAACTCCATCAGAAAAGTTAaactcatttcaagataaaatcGAATTATTTTCTAAGATGACCACTCAACAAATATTTATTCTCATATAATCATTCCCTTCCTTTGCTGAACAAATTATATAAGAATCAACAACAAGGTTAACTTTTTGAGATAACAACTATTAGTTGAACGACCAGTTACCGCAATCAACCCAAAAAATGCATACATTCAAAATCACATTAAAGTCAAAGTAACTaactttttcatatatatataaattaaactcTGATTTACCATATGGTAACTCGACCAATATTTATTATCTCAAAAGTCACTttctttattgaaaaaaaatagaattaagtCATGAttgactttctgagataataaCTACTACTTGAACGACCATTTGACAAATCAATCGAATAAAACGGAGTTGATTTCTCATAGGGTAACTCGACCAATAGTTATTACctcaaaaagtcactttcttTGTCGAAAAAAATTGGAATCAAGAACAAAAGTTGATTTTCCGATATAATAACTATTAGTCGAACTGCCATTTGACAAATCAACCCGATAAAGTGGATTTGATTTCTCATATGGTCACTCGACCAATAGTTACCATCTCAAAAAGTaactttctttatcaaaaaaaaaaaaaaaaaattaaaatcaagaatgaaAGTTGACTTTCTGATATAATAAATATTAGTTGAACGACCATCTAATGAAATCGTCAATTGGTCAGCTAACTAATACTTCTTATCTCAAAAAGTCAATTTCTTTGTCGAATAATATTGGAATCAAGAACGAGAGTTGACTTTTTGATATAATAACTTGGGTTGATTTCGTCAATTGGTCAGCCAattaatagttattatctcaaaaagctaagttgctcgaactcttcaaaaatgtctatgggtgtgtgtcggatcctccaaaaaaagtgtatttttgaaggatccgacaagggtgcggcaacattttggagagtccgagcaacttagccaAAAAGCCactttctttattaaaaaaagttaaaatcaagAACGAGAGttgactttctgagataataactattcaacCCAataaaacacatatatattttttaataactgtAGTATCCAGGCTAGCTTAtgcacacctcgactaattctacAGGATACCTCCCACCTCCCACCTCCCACCAATAACAGATattaggtaactctgtccaccaagactGGGATAATAACTACTAGTTGAACAACCATTGAACGAAATCAATCCAATAAAATGCATATTTATATCAAAAAATCACTTTCTATTGAAAAAATAGAACGAAAGTTGTATTCAAGAACACGAAAGTTTGACTTTCTGAGATAAGAACTACTAGTTAAACGGCCATTGAACGAAATCAATCTAatgaaatgcatatatatatatatatatatatatatatatcaaaaaaatcaCTTTTCCTTGAAAAATATTGTAATCAAGAACACGGAAGGGTTGACTTTCTAGAGATAATAACTATTAGCTAAACGACAATTTAACAAAACCAAACTAACAAAATGCTTTATACCTTCGAGGGACGCAACAagttgaagggcatttttggCAACAGAAATGACTTCAGGACCAATACCATCACCAGGAAGAAGAGTGATGTTGTAGCTTTTGCTTTGTGTGGTAGCGGAGCAGCGGATTGTACCCCATTTAGCGGCGTGTTTGGGTAATTTTTGTGAATGAAAAAGTGGATCGCAAGTAGTTGTTGTAGTGAATTGTAAGGAAGAAGCCGCCATTGATGATgagaataaagaaattaaagaagagaactaatttggtggaacaatataaatgGATATATTAAGCCCAATATGAGTCCATTAGTAAAGGCCCTATAatagttatttcttttatataattactaaaaattttaattttgaatcttACGTAATACATAATTAGCTCATGATACATTCAggaaagatacattttttcctttctaaagatatataattagcacTCGATATATTTTTTCCAATTTGGGTCTGTCAAGATACACAATACGTTCAatgatgatatatttttttcctttataaagttACATAACTAGctttcgatatattttttttaattttgggtctgtcgagatgcATAATTAGCtaccgatacatccaacgaagatacataattagttggaatttttgtaattactttgtgaGGATGGAGAATTTTATAAATAtagtaagttaaggtgtatgtttatgttatttttccttactTTAGGCTATggtaaagtatttgaaaaatattatataaatatacatctttaacttatcatatttacacaaatttttaCCTTTACTAAGTAATTACAAAAACTTTAACTAATTTTGTATCTTCATTAAATGTagtgggagctaattatgtatcttgatagatccaaaatcgaaaaaaaaatatcgggagctaattatttatctttataaaagaaaaaatgtatattCACTGGatgtattgggagctaattatgtatctcgatagaatCAAAATCGGAAATCAGTAACTATGCAAAATATCGAGAATTTTTGTAATCAAGCTCGAAACTgtcggaatttatgttgtttttttccaaagaatttaaagttagtgtacaatatttttttgtgtttctcaCCTGGTGTCCGGTACTTACTTTGGAGCTTGAAGTGTTCGCTGTTAATCTAAATTTACATTGAAAAGTCCCAATGTAGGTTTGGGGGGTTTAAAGTGCTTCCTAACAAAGGCAACTTTGTACCAGGAGGatcaatttttcaaataatttagaCTATAGTAAAGAATTAAGACAAACCACATAAATTCCGAGAGTTTGAAGCTTAATTATAAGAATCTCGATATTctatataattattgaaaaaataattttgggtctatcgagatacataatgaGCTCCAACTACATTTAttttcgattttgggtctgtcgagagaCATAATTAGCTcctcgatacatccaacgaagatatataattagttgaaatttttataattactttgtaagggtggaagtttgtgtaaatatgataagttaaggcgtatgtttatgttgtttttccAAGAATCAAAGTTGTATACACTAAGGATATATCTTGATAGAC of the Capsicum annuum cultivar UCD-10X-F1 chromosome 11, UCD10Xv1.1, whole genome shotgun sequence genome contains:
- the LOC107856744 gene encoding 3-isopropylmalate dehydrogenase 2, chloroplastic-like (The RefSeq protein has 1 substitution compared to this genomic sequence), with the translated sequence MAASSLQFTTTTTCDPLFHSQKLPKHAAKWGTIRCSATTQSKSYNITLLPGDGIGPEVISVAKNALQLVASLEGFEVAFEEMPMGGAALDAVGVPLPDETLKSAKQSDATLLGAIGGYKWDNNAKHLKPETGLLQLRKGLQVFANLRPATVLPQLVDASTLKKEVAEGVDLMVVRELTGGIYFGKPRGFSTDENGEEIGFNTEVYATYEIDRIARIAFETARKRRGKLCSVDKANVLEASMLWRKRVTALASEYPDVELSHMYVDNAAMQLVRNPKQFDTIVTNNIFGDILSDEASMITGSIGMLPSASLGASGPGLFEPIHGSAPDIAGQDKANPLATMLSAAMLLKYGLGEEKAARRIEAAVLDSLNRGFRTGDIHSAGHKLVGCKEMGEEVLKSIDSKTPAAV